The sequence GACGAACTTCCTTGACGGTTTCACCCAAAGCTTCTTTTAAAGCAGGAACAAGTTTTTCGGTCTCAACTGGCTCGGCCTGATCTTTAAGTTCCGAAGAAAATTTCTCCAGATCATTATGAGCCTGTGCCACGGAACGAAGCACTTTATCTTTGAAAGAATGTAAACGATCGGGCCAGAAGCTATCAACAGGATCAGACAGTAGCAGAACTTCTAAACCACGCGCACGGAAACCTTCAAGCTGGGCAGACGCTTTAAGAGCTTCCAAATTATCACCAACAAGGTAATAAATCGCATCCTGCTCAGGCTTTAAGCGGCTAATATACTCATCTAATGTTGTCAGTGAGTCGTCATAGCTTGTGTGGAAACGCGCGATTTCTGCAATTTCTTGGCGATGGTCTGAATCTTCCCAAAGCCCTTCTTTAATGACGGCCCCAAAATTCTCCCAAAAGCTCTTAAACTTATCGTCATTTTCCTTAGCACGTGATTTAATTTCGCTCATGACACGCCGTGTCACAGCCTTGCGAATACGCGCCAACACTGGCGTTGTCTGCAACATTTCACGTGAAACATTAAGCGGAATGTCATCAGTATCCACAACACCCTGAACAAATCTCATCCAGTTCGGGACAAGCTTTGCATCATCAGTGATAAACATGCGTTTTACATGTAAATGAACATGACTCTCGCGATCTGACTGTTCCATAAAGTCAAATGGACGTGCAGATGGAATAAATAAAAGAGAGTTAAATTCTACCGTACCTTCGGCATGCCAGTGGAGCGTCGCATAAGGTTCATCAAAAGCATGAGCTATATGACGATAAAACTCGGTATATTGCTCGGTTGTGATTTCCGCTTTCGGGCGAAGCCACAAAGCTTTCCCCTCATTAATGGTATTTTCTTCGCTCGTGCCATCTTCTTTAGTTTCACGCAGCGCTACAGGCCAGGAAATATGATCTGCCCATTTGCGAATAATAGCCCGCAAGCGATGTGTGTCCAGGAACTCTTCTGAATCATCTTTCATATAAAGAATGATGTCAGTACCTGCCTGTTCACGGCTTGCATCACTAAGGGTATAGGCTCCTTTACCTTCAGAGCTCCATAAAGTGGCCTGCTCTTCACCTGCCTTACGTGAAATCACATCAACACGATCTGCCACCATAAAGGCAGAATAAAAGCCAACACCAAACTGACCAATAAGGCTGGGGCGCTCTTCAGGCTTGGCGCTTGTTAATTTTTCCTCAAAAGCTTTCGTTCCAGAACGTGCAATTGTACCAAGATTTTGCACAAGTTCTTCACGATTCATACCGAGACCATTGTCAGAAATGGTCAGTGTTTTACTATCCTTGTTAGGCGTAATGAGGATTTGCGGGTTTTCTGGCAGCGCCAGAGAAGACTGAGTTAGAGCCTCAAAGCGTCTTTTATCTGTGGCATCGGCTGCATTAGCAACCAATTCACGCAAAAAGATTTCACGATCTGAATAAAGAGAGTGAACAACCAAATCAAGCAGACGTCCAACCTCAGCACTAAAATGGTGCTGCTCACCCTGAGAAGGTTCTGTTACTGAGCTTTTTATCTCACTCATTCTGTCTCTTTCCTCCTTAACGTTTAAATAGACCACGATATATATTAGCGTTGGGCCTCATATTTAATGCTAAAGATGGGCATAAAACTCTGTTTTGAAAGAGTTATGATCGACAAAATTTATATATTTTCTTTTTTATCAAAAGATTGGAGAGACCTTTTATAAAGATAATTTATGCTTAGAAGGCCCTTCACTCTGCATAATATAAAATATGGTTTTCTATTTTGGCCGATCTAGCCTAGCAAGCTCATTATCGCAATGAAGACGGTAAGTAATTTAGTCCGTAAGACTGCAAAGACCTTCTGCAAAGGTAATTTACACCTAAAAGGCCCTTCACTCTGCATAATATAAAGTGTGGTTTTTTATTTTGGCCGATCTAACTTAGTAAGCTCATTATCATCATTATCGACAATGAAGACAGCAAGTAATTTAGCCGGTTCTGTCTTGCTGGCATTACGACTTACAATATGATGCGCGCCCGGATCTTCGTACCAACTTTCTCCAGCATTATAAACATGCTCTGCCTGACCGGCGATTTGGCTAACGATTTTACCTTGTACAACATAGGCATAAATAAAGGCTGAGGGTGCATGAGTATGGGGCAAAGATGATGTCCCAAGCGGGTAAGTAACCTCTACAACCCTTAGTGATTTGCCCGGGACATTGGGTAATTTGTGATCAAATCCTGGCTTTATAATATCACCTTCTGCCTTTGCACTTATCGTGCCAGAAAGTAATATTCCACTCGCCATCACACATAATAAAGAAAAGCGTTTTACTGACATTATGGTTGGTCTCCTTTAGGTCGGAATAACAAGCTGGAGACCAGAAAAAAGAACCGAGAAAATCTTATAATGTTGTACCACAGCTTTCAGTGAGTACTGCTTCTTGTGGCACTCTCCTAAAGCTGATCGCCAGGCGGTTATAGGCATTCATAAGACCAATAGCGAGCGTCATATCTACAAGTTCTTTTTCAGTAAAAACCGCAGAGGCTGCCTGAAAAGCTTTGTCAGGCACATGAGTTTCTGAAATTCGTGTCACAGTTTCTGCCCATGCAAATGCTGCTTTTTCACGCTCACTAAAAACCGGTCCTGCCTCACCCCAAAGCCCCACGAGAGAAAGCTTAACAGGACTTAAATTTTTTCTTAAAAGCGCACGCATGTGCAGATCAAGGCAATAAGCACATCCATTAATCTGACTTACACGTAAATAAACAAGCTCCATTAATGTTTTATCGAGCCCACATTGCTCAATATAGGCATAAATGCTCCCTAATGATTTTACACCCTCGGGTGAGATCTTTTCGTAATTAATCCGCTGAGACATAATTTCACTCATATATACATAGCTTAATGACGTAATTTATGAGTCAGAATGTGCCTTATTTAGGAAAGAAAAAAGTACCAAAAATGAATAATCACTCTGTACCACCTAATGCCACTATGAGCTAAACCGTGATGTTATATTCTAGCTCGAACGTTTTATAATGCAGAATATTTCAAAAACTAGTCACTCTAAATAATGTTGGCCATCGTAATTTCAATTAATATATTACGTAACGCCATGAAATTACTGAAAAACATATCGTGAAACGCACTCCTAAATTACCAGTTAATATTGACCGAAACGAGCAAATCTCACTTTCAGAACAAATTAGAAAGGGAGTAACGGACGCTATTTCAAAAGGTCTTTTGGCACCAGGTGCTCGCCTGCCTTCCTGGCTGGATCTGGCAGCTCAGCTTGGTGTTTCACGTGGAACAGTGAAATCTGCTTATGACCGCCTAAAAGACGATCAGCTAGTTGCATCATCACCCTCTCAGGGGACAAGAGTTGCTCCGTTTTTACCAGAAAAAAATAACATTCCGACAATTTCTGAGCCAGTCCCCAACTCTGCTTTATATCGGGACTTTTTGCTAGCTCGCGGCTTTTTCCAAATGGGTATTCCGGCAAAAGATAATTTTCCAGCAACAACACTGGCCCGTTTATTTTCCGCCGCTATGCGAGCCCGCATGTCATCTCAACAGCTTTACCCTGATCCGCGTGGCGAAATAGAATTTCGGACAGAAATAGCTGCCCAACTTGCCTTATCGCGCGGCCTAAAATGCCATCCCTCCCAAATATTCATTACCTCCGGCTTTACAGGCGCTTTAAGCGTAATTTTACAGGCCCTTAAATTACACGGCGAAAAAGCCTGGGTAGAAAATCCTGGCTTTCCTCCAGCACGTAAAGCATTGGAACTGGCAGGGTTGTCGCTTGTAGCTGTGCCTGTTGATCATGAAGGAATGAACATAGAATTTGGTTTATCACACGCCAAAGACGCCGCTTTGGCTTTGGTAACAGCAGGGCAGCAAGCCCCTTTGGGAGTAACATTATCTCTCAAAAGACGTGCCCAGCTTCTCAATCGGGCAGACCAAAATCATAGCTGGATTATCGAAGATGATTATCTTGGAGAGTTACAGTTAAACCATCGTGCAGCCCCGGCCCTTGCTTCCTTGGATTCAAAAGGACGCGTTATTTATACTGGCACTTTCAGCAAAACAATTAGCCCTAACTTAAGGCTGGGCTTTCTGGTGGCCCCTCCTTCTCTCATAGACATAATAGGCGATATTGTCGCCACACTCTCTCCTGCTCCTGAGCCTGCCCTACAAATGGCTATCAGAAATTTTATGCATGAGGGCCATTTTTTGCGACATCTCCGAAAAATGAAACGGCTTTATCATGCGAGAAGTCAGGCTTTATGTGCTGAGTTTAATCAGATGGGTCATAAAGCTGAAATCAAAGGACTATCTATCCTTTTACAATTGCCAGAAACCGTACAGGATGAAACCATTATTAGCCAGGCCAGTCATTATGGATTAGCCCCTTCGGCTCTCTCTCGCTGGTATATGCCAAATACACCATCACATTCTGGCCTTCTCCTTGGCCTCGCCGATCCAGAAGGAAAAGACTTACTACAGGCCTGTAAAAAACTTGACCACGTCATTCGCAATCAGTCCTGACGGTCATCATTTTTAATAATGACCACCATATTTTTGGTACATTAAAAATAAAGATTTTTAGTTCTTTTATATGAACCTAATTAATTTTACCCTTCTGTCACTACCCGCATAAACCATTTTAAAACACGTCATGTCTGGCCCAAAATTAACTTATCGGCTAGCCCCCACCTTCACAAACTCCAGGACCTTACTATGAAAATTCTTGTTGCCGGGGCGACAGGCACAATCGGACTTCCCCTTATTAGAGCACTTTGCGCCCTGGGCTATGATGTTTCGGCCATAACGCGCCCCAAAACAGAAAAAGCTTGCCTTAAAGAGATCGGTGTCAAAACTTATGCCGTCAATATTTTTGACCGCACTGAAGTACAAACGGCAATTTCTGCCATAAGACCCAACGTTATTATTGATCAGATGACTCATTTACCTTCTGATCCAGCGGATATTCTTAGCTCAATACCGCTTGATACCCACCTCCATAAATTAGGAGGTCAAAACCTTTTAGAGGCCGCAAAATTACTTAATGTACGACGGTACATCATGCAATCTAAAGGGTTTTATCTTGATGCTCCCGAAGATTGTCTTGCTGATGAAAAAGCATCTTTAAGCATACAAGCCCCCGATATTATCGGCGAAAGCTGTCAGGTTCTGGCAGATTACGAAAATGATGTTACCCAGGCCCCAAATTTAGATGGTGTTATATTACGTTATGGCTTCTTTTACGGCCCTGGCACATGGTATCGACCGCATAGTATTCTAGCCAAACAATCATGCAATGAAGGGTCTGTCATAATTGGTTCTGGCAAGGCTATATGGTCTTTTGTTCATATTGACGATGCCATCGCAGCTACAATTGCTGCACTCCACGCCAAGCCAGGAACATATAATATAGTCGATGACCACCCACTGCCTGTTCGTCAGTGGCTTCCCACTTTTATGCAGTGGATCAATGCTCCTGAACCTAAAAAAATAGACATTCAAGAAGCTCGTAAAACTGTCAGTGAGGCCGGAATATATTTTCACTTGGGATTAAGGGGAGCCTCTAACCATTTGGCCAAAAAACATCTTGGCTTTAAACCTCGCCCTTTGCTGTGGGCAGGGTCAAACTGAACCAAAAGTCATTACGTCCCTGATATTATATTTGCAGCTTTATCTGGTGCTTGATGATGAAAGACAAGAAAGTTCCACTGGAAATACTATAATCACATCCAGCACCAGAATTTAGCATTATTAAAATGGGATTTTAAGCACCCAGCCCTAAAGACATACCTTCATCAATGACGATAGCTGCGCCATGCATGGCCTGAGCAGCATCACTTGTAAGAAACGCGACAACATTCGCAATATCATCAGGGCTTGAAAATGCACGCCTGCTAGGGTTGGACGAAGCAATGGATTTTAAAATCTCAGCCTGTGCAGGATCGTTAATTAACTGATCATGCATAGGCGTCTCAACACGGCCAGGCTCTACAGCATTAATATTAATGCCCATAGGGCCGAGCTCTAAAGCCAAGGATTTGGTTAAAGCCGTTACGGCAGCTTTGCTCGCACAATAACCTGAATATGTTGCAAAGCTAAAAAAGGAGCAAATGGAGGAGAGGGCAACAATTTTACCTCCTGGCTGATTTTCGGACCCTTTTTTAACCAATGGAAGGGCAGAGCGAATAATATTCCACATACCATTCACATTAATGGCAATCATACGATCAAAGGCTTCTGACGACTCATCAGTAATAGGCGTATCAAAAAATACCCCTGCACTATGAACAACGATATCAAGCGTAATATTATCAGCCTGAAGTACTTTCATTAAAGCCGTAACATCAGCTTCTTTTGTTACATCCACACCATAGCTTTTCACCCATGGAGAGCCAGCTTGTGTTTGAGCAACTTTGGAAACAATTTGTACAGCCTCTGAATAGTCTTTTGAAGGACGACTTCCTACCAAGATTATATTACAGTTCTGCGAAGCAAGCTTACGGGCAATTGCTAACCCAATTCCTGATGTTCCACCTGTTATAAGTGCTGTTTTTATAGCAGCCATATCCTATTCTCCTTATTCTCAACCATAATCACATGATCACAGACTTAGAACCTGATTTTATCATAGATATTATGTAGCATTAAAATATTAGTGTAAAATAATTACTCATATTTGTTTTATTTCTAAGAATAAATATAAAAATTTTATATCTTATAAATAATTATATTCATTTACACTATTTATAGTGATCTTTTTAAAATAACTTCGCAATCAATTTGTTTGTTGTTTTTATCAAAAATTCATTTTAGAAAATACCTGCATATTGGACAAAGATTCTATGGTTAGAGCCTAGATTAATAACCATAACTGATATTGCTTGTGATTATTGAATAAAAAACTTACAAGGAAGGCCCGACGAGATTCTGGCTATTATAGGCGCTATAATCAGTTTAATTACCCAATATGCTGAAAGCCACTATGGCGCAGCATAAACACCAGTATAATCTATTTATAAGACAGTTGAAAAAGCTGGTTTTGAGCCTATGATCGCAAATTATTAATTTTCTTGCGAAGCTGGAAAGATCACTATCCAGACGTAAATAGGCAATATCGTGCATTATGGATAATCATCCTTCTTCTGATCCTGACGATAAAAAGAAACTTTCTCATTCTCCTCAGCCTCTTATTAAAGATCGTCCCCTAAATCGCGCGCGTTTTGTTCATGGCAGTATTATGCGCCATGTACTAACAATGGCGATTACTGGGGCCGTCGGGCTTATGGCAGTTTTTGCTGTTGATTTACTGAATTTTTTCTACATCTCGCACTTACATGACCCGACATTAACCGCCGCTATTGCCTTTGCAAGCTCCCTTAGTTTTGTGCAGACAGCCGTAGGGCTGGGCATGGCCATAGGATTAGGAGCCTGTATTGGCCGCCTCATTGGCGCCAGACAGCATGACCGCGCACGAGAATTAGCCTCGTCTTTTTTAGTTGTCATGATAATTGTCACACTCGCTTTGGGACTATTTACGGCAATTTTTGCTCATTATTTTCTGACTCTTTTAGGCGCTAAAGGAGAAGCTCTTATACATGCTACGCGCTTTCTCCATATTATCTCACCAGCCTTGCCCCTTATTTGCCTGGGCATGACTCTTTCAGCCCTATTACGCGCAGTAGGTGATGCAAAACGCTCTATGCGCGTTACATTAATAGGGGCAGTTTTTACCGCTATTTTAGATCCAATTCTGATTTTCGGTTTTAATCTCGGATTAGAGGGAGCAGCCATCAGCACAGTTCTTTCACGCTGTGCAATTTCAGTCAGTGGCTTTCTCAATCTTCGTGGTCACGCCATGATTGAACGCCCTAAATTGAACCTTATTATGCCTGCAACACGCGAAATTGGTAATATTGCCCTACCGGCCATCGGCACTAACCTAGCAACACCTGTTGGTGCTTTATTTGCTACTCATGCCATGTCACGCTTTGGCCTTGAAGCTGTATCAGGGCAAGCAGTTGTTGATCGTTTAGTACCCGTTTCATTTGCGTTTGTTTTTGCCCTGACCGGGTCAGTAGGCCCTATTATGGCGCAAAATCTCGGAGCAGGACAATTCCACCGGGTCAGAGAGGCTTTTATATGCTCTTTGAAACTCACAGCCCTTTGTGTAGCCATTGCCTGGGCTGTTTTTGCAAGCTGTCACACAGTTATTTTGAAATTATTCCATGTTCAAGGAGCAGGCATTGAGCTTGTTAATCTCTTTTGCTTCGGGGTTGTTGCAAGCTATATGTTTGTCGGGCTGCTTTTCGTCTCCAACACTGCTTTTAACAATCTTGGCCATCCTCTTTATTCGACCGCCTTTAATTGGGGACGTGCCACTCTAGGCACGATCCCTTTCGTCACTATTGGCGCTTATTATGGCCCTAAGGGCGTTATGATCGGTCAAGCACTTGGCGTTGTTATATTTGGCTCACTCGCTATGATGGCAGCCCTCTCAGTTATTCACAATCTAGAGAAAACAGCCTCTCATAAAATTCCAACTCCCTCTGCAAAGAATCAGCTATAACGTCAGGGGCTCTAAAACCATGCCCTTCATGAGGGTATATATGGAAAATAGCTTCTTTCATCTGATCAGCAAGAGCTTTGGCCTGTGAAAGAGGCACAACCCGATCCTCTGCGCCATGAAGAAATAAAACGGGATTGGTCAGTTTTTCCGGCCATGATAAGGGAGAGCGCTCTTTATAAAGAGCTTCTGCCTGGGGCCATGGACCAATTAAGCCATCAAAATAACGCGCTTCAAAACGGTGTGTTTCTTGCACTAACCCCGTTAGATCCGTAACCCCATAAAAAACCGTTCCTCCACGAAAGAGCTTTGAAGATGCCAGCGCTGAAAGAACCGTAAGCCCCCCTGCACTACTACCCCGAATAACACAGCGACGGGGGTCTATTTTTTTCTGCTCAATAAGAGCTTTAACAGCTGTGCAACAATCCTGTACATCAAGCACCCCCCATAGTCCTTTGAGAGCATCTCTATATGTACGACCAAAGCCTGTTGACCCACGATAATTAACATCTAAGACAGCAAAGCCACGCGACGTCCACCATTGTACTTTAAAAGACAAAGCTGAACTTGCCTGCCCTGTAGGCCCTCCATGGACCAAAACCACTAAAGGAGGCAGTCCCCCTTCCTGATGCCAACAATGATCGCCCTGCGCAGGAGGATAATAAAACGCCTGCAAAGGCGAAGGCCCCTCTTCCACCTCAAAATGCACTGAAATTGCCCTGGAAATGTCATTTTTAGTCACATGGGGCGGAAGCTCCCAGGCAAGACGAAAACGATCATATGCTCCATCTAAAGACCCTATTGCCAAGGCTGGAGGCGCATCTTGTGGAACATCTATCCAGGCAAAAACTGTCTTTTCCTTATTGACAGAACAAGGAACCATTTCGGGACTAGCTTTAACAGAAAGTTTTTCCCAGCCCTGCTTTGGGTCATACATTAAAAAGCAGGGAAGAGCATCCTTGATACCACGCGCCAAAATACGGCCATCTTCAAAAACACTATATGAATTTTGCCCAAACACCCAGGCAGGAAAACCAATTTCGACGCCAGCAGAGGGTAAAATATGAGTATGCCACTCCCCATTATTCCACTCAAATCTTATGGGCGACCAATAACGATCCTGCTCTTTCTCGCCACGTTTTTGATCTGAAAGAGCATAGAGATCCTGACCAGCCCATCGAGGCTCTATGAGGCTAATCCCGCCTTCCTGTCCGGCTAATACCCATTTTCTTTTAGTCGTCAGATCTATCACACATAATTGTGTCTCATCCCACGGCATGAAAGGATTTTGCCATTGATACCAGGCCAGAAACTGCCCATTGGGAGAGGGGCGTGGTGCTGCGTAAAAGTCGGAATCCCGTGCCCAGATATTGCATAATCCATTAGGGTTAACAGAAGCAATATCAGAGGATTCATAACCACTACTCTGACATTCACGAACACAAAAAACTTCATCCCTATCAGGATGAAAAGAAAAGTCAGCATAGTGATAAATAAGCTCCTCGCCTTGCTCACTAACAGTCTGGCTTATCCATTGTTGAGCCTCTTGCCCATTTATACTTAACCAGATACCGCCCTTTTTCCGGTCACTAAATATGATTTCTATACCTTTAGGCGTCAAACGCGCTTCCCAGGCACCGCCACCATATTCGTGAACTTTAGTACCTATATCATAGCCTAAGGGTGTTAAATCCCTGATTAAACCCTGCGTGTCTCGCGCTACCACAACGGCACGTCCCCCCTCATCCGGGCGGCGCTCTAGCCAAAGACTATAATCCCCTATTATTTTAACATCACTAAATTGCCGTGTTTTGCGAACAATTAAAGATGTATCAACCCAAGATTGTTTCTGGCATAAAGATGTTTGTGACAGCATTTTAAGACCTCGTTGGGTTTTATGTTTGGCTTTACTCTTTTATAAACTGTAATTAGTGCCTTTTGTGCAAGATCGCAGCATCATTCAAGGAGCAAGATCCTGTTCCATATTTCAGACCTCACAAATTATATTGAACAGATACCGAGCCCTTATGCCTATACCCTTATAGGCCTAATTATCATGCTTGAATGCACGGGTATCCCTCTCCCTGCAGAGAGCCTCTTGGTGCTTGCCTCACTTTACGCCTCTCAAACTCATCATTTTAGCCCCGAAGGCCTTATAATAGCAGCAGCAACAGGGGCTATCATTGGCGATAATATAGGCTATTTGATAGGCTATAAATTTGGCTTTTCTTTACTGGAAAAACACGGTCCCAAAATAGGGCTCAATGAAGACCGGTTATTATTGGGGCGCTATCTATTTCGTCACTTTGGCGGGTTAGGTGTTCTTTTTGGCCGCTTCATGATGATTTTGCGTATTTTCATAGCGCTTCTAGCAGGAGCATCTCATATGCCCTGGAGAAGCTTTTTATTTTACAACGCGTCAGGTGGCATTTTATGGGGATGTGGTTACGTTCTCATAACCTATGAAATTGGTAGGCAGATTGAAAAATTCTCAGGGCCCTTTAGCCTTATTCTGGGTTCCATAGCGGCTATTTTAATTATCATAGCTTTTCTGTTTTTACGCCGCCATGAACGACGATTAATTGTCAAAGCAAGAGAAGAAGAAAAACATCTATCCGAACATCATAAAAAAACTCAGTTTTTCCGCAAACGATCTGAAAAAAATTCAGGGTCTTACGACGATCATAATGACGATAATCATCATTAATATGGTGGGGACCTCGTTGATAATGCGATAAAATCGCTCATTATGACTGTTTTTTCCCTGCTCAAAGAGACGGCGCCACATACCGCAGGCCCCCTGAAAAGCACCTAATGCCAAAACCGAAATAACTTTGCTCCACCACCAAAAACTATGCCAGTCTACAATATGGGGCAAAGAGGCCATTGTAATTCCTGTTACGAATGTAACAATCATAGCCGGGGTCATTATCTGTTTATAAAGACGCCTCTCCATAAGAGCAAAACGCTTATCTTCACGAGAACCATGCTCAAGCTGCGTGTGATAAACAAATAATCTAGGCAGGTAAAATAAACCTGCCATCCAGGATATGAACGCCATAATATGGAGCGCTAAAATCCACGTAAAATGGTCCTGAAGAAAAACCATCATAAAATTCCCTCTTTTTCTGCCACTTTTTTGCGGGCCAATTTTTAGCACAACTATAATATTTAAGCGAAATACTTAATCTTTTTTCAGTTCAGCCATGCAAAGTGCTCTCAAACCCTGTCACAATAAAGTGTAATTATCTATAATATCGCACAAGCCTTAAGAATTTGTATCTATTAATCATTCGTAAATAAAAAATTCTTATTTTCGCCATAATTTCATTATTAGAAGAAAATTTAGATTATCTTGATTTAGCATAAGAGAAATTTTATGTAACTTTTTTTTATTTCGTTAAAATTTGGGCAAAATTTACTTAAAACTTGTTAAATTTTTACTTGATAACGTATAAAACTTTGTATAGGAAACCAAGACTACAATGGTACTATATTGCAGTCTCCTAAAAGTGTCTTTTGCTTATAATATAGGTGGTTAATATTATGATATGTAAACTTATCAAGTCCGTCCTGTTGATTACACCCTTTATTATAGGCTCAACGAGTCAAGCTGCCAGTGACTCTAATAAGGACTCAAAAGAAACACCCCCTCAGTCTTCACCCATAACAAT comes from Aristophania vespae and encodes:
- the pdxR gene encoding MocR-like pyridoxine biosynthesis transcription factor PdxR — protein: MKRTPKLPVNIDRNEQISLSEQIRKGVTDAISKGLLAPGARLPSWLDLAAQLGVSRGTVKSAYDRLKDDQLVASSPSQGTRVAPFLPEKNNIPTISEPVPNSALYRDFLLARGFFQMGIPAKDNFPATTLARLFSAAMRARMSSQQLYPDPRGEIEFRTEIAAQLALSRGLKCHPSQIFITSGFTGALSVILQALKLHGEKAWVENPGFPPARKALELAGLSLVAVPVDHEGMNIEFGLSHAKDAALALVTAGQQAPLGVTLSLKRRAQLLNRADQNHSWIIEDDYLGELQLNHRAAPALASLDSKGRVIYTGTFSKTISPNLRLGFLVAPPSLIDIIGDIVATLSPAPEPALQMAIRNFMHEGHFLRHLRKMKRLYHARSQALCAEFNQMGHKAEIKGLSILLQLPETVQDETIISQASHYGLAPSALSRWYMPNTPSHSGLLLGLADPEGKDLLQACKKLDHVIRNQS
- a CDS encoding MATE family efflux transporter; this encodes MDNHPSSDPDDKKKLSHSPQPLIKDRPLNRARFVHGSIMRHVLTMAITGAVGLMAVFAVDLLNFFYISHLHDPTLTAAIAFASSLSFVQTAVGLGMAIGLGACIGRLIGARQHDRARELASSFLVVMIIVTLALGLFTAIFAHYFLTLLGAKGEALIHATRFLHIISPALPLICLGMTLSALLRAVGDAKRSMRVTLIGAVFTAILDPILIFGFNLGLEGAAISTVLSRCAISVSGFLNLRGHAMIERPKLNLIMPATREIGNIALPAIGTNLATPVGALFATHAMSRFGLEAVSGQAVVDRLVPVSFAFVFALTGSVGPIMAQNLGAGQFHRVREAFICSLKLTALCVAIAWAVFASCHTVILKLFHVQGAGIELVNLFCFGVVASYMFVGLLFVSNTAFNNLGHPLYSTAFNWGRATLGTIPFVTIGAYYGPKGVMIGQALGVVIFGSLAMMAALSVIHNLEKTASHKIPTPSAKNQL
- a CDS encoding NAD-dependent epimerase/dehydratase family protein, with the protein product MKILVAGATGTIGLPLIRALCALGYDVSAITRPKTEKACLKEIGVKTYAVNIFDRTEVQTAISAIRPNVIIDQMTHLPSDPADILSSIPLDTHLHKLGGQNLLEAAKLLNVRRYIMQSKGFYLDAPEDCLADEKASLSIQAPDIIGESCQVLADYENDVTQAPNLDGVILRYGFFYGPGTWYRPHSILAKQSCNEGSVIIGSGKAIWSFVHIDDAIAATIAALHAKPGTYNIVDDHPLPVRQWLPTFMQWINAPEPKKIDIQEARKTVSEAGIYFHLGLRGASNHLAKKHLGFKPRPLLWAGSN
- a CDS encoding alpha/beta hydrolase family protein, with the translated sequence MLSQTSLCQKQSWVDTSLIVRKTRQFSDVKIIGDYSLWLERRPDEGGRAVVVARDTQGLIRDLTPLGYDIGTKVHEYGGGAWEARLTPKGIEIIFSDRKKGGIWLSINGQEAQQWISQTVSEQGEELIYHYADFSFHPDRDEVFCVRECQSSGYESSDIASVNPNGLCNIWARDSDFYAAPRPSPNGQFLAWYQWQNPFMPWDETQLCVIDLTTKRKWVLAGQEGGISLIEPRWAGQDLYALSDQKRGEKEQDRYWSPIRFEWNNGEWHTHILPSAGVEIGFPAWVFGQNSYSVFEDGRILARGIKDALPCFLMYDPKQGWEKLSVKASPEMVPCSVNKEKTVFAWIDVPQDAPPALAIGSLDGAYDRFRLAWELPPHVTKNDISRAISVHFEVEEGPSPLQAFYYPPAQGDHCWHQEGGLPPLVVLVHGGPTGQASSALSFKVQWWTSRGFAVLDVNYRGSTGFGRTYRDALKGLWGVLDVQDCCTAVKALIEQKKIDPRRCVIRGSSAGGLTVLSALASSKLFRGGTVFYGVTDLTGLVQETHRFEARYFDGLIGPWPQAEALYKERSPLSWPEKLTNPVLFLHGAEDRVVPLSQAKALADQMKEAIFHIYPHEGHGFRAPDVIADSLQRELEFYERLFSLDCE
- a CDS encoding SDR family NAD(P)-dependent oxidoreductase, whose product is MAAIKTALITGGTSGIGLAIARKLASQNCNIILVGSRPSKDYSEAVQIVSKVAQTQAGSPWVKSYGVDVTKEADVTALMKVLQADNITLDIVVHSAGVFFDTPITDESSEAFDRMIAINVNGMWNIIRSALPLVKKGSENQPGGKIVALSSICSFFSFATYSGYCASKAAVTALTKSLALELGPMGININAVEPGRVETPMHDQLINDPAQAEILKSIASSNPSRRAFSSPDDIANVVAFLTSDAAQAMHGAAIVIDEGMSLGLGA
- the htpG gene encoding molecular chaperone HtpG, with protein sequence MSEIKSSVTEPSQGEQHHFSAEVGRLLDLVVHSLYSDREIFLRELVANAADATDKRRFEALTQSSLALPENPQILITPNKDSKTLTISDNGLGMNREELVQNLGTIARSGTKAFEEKLTSAKPEERPSLIGQFGVGFYSAFMVADRVDVISRKAGEEQATLWSSEGKGAYTLSDASREQAGTDIILYMKDDSEEFLDTHRLRAIIRKWADHISWPVALRETKEDGTSEENTINEGKALWLRPKAEITTEQYTEFYRHIAHAFDEPYATLHWHAEGTVEFNSLLFIPSARPFDFMEQSDRESHVHLHVKRMFITDDAKLVPNWMRFVQGVVDTDDIPLNVSREMLQTTPVLARIRKAVTRRVMSEIKSRAKENDDKFKSFWENFGAVIKEGLWEDSDHRQEIAEIARFHTSYDDSLTTLDEYISRLKPEQDAIYYLVGDNLEALKASAQLEGFRARGLEVLLLSDPVDSFWPDRLHSFKDKVLRSVAQAHNDLEKFSSELKDQAEPVETEKLVPALKEALGETVKEVRPTDRLTGSAVVLSSEGGPDLAMQRLLRRSGQAFPAMPPVLEINPRHPLIRSLSESVEKGENISDYARILLDLARVQEGEALSDPGGFARRLAALLAQ
- a CDS encoding carboxymuconolactone decarboxylase family protein, translated to MSQRINYEKISPEGVKSLGSIYAYIEQCGLDKTLMELVYLRVSQINGCAYCLDLHMRALLRKNLSPVKLSLVGLWGEAGPVFSEREKAAFAWAETVTRISETHVPDKAFQAASAVFTEKELVDMTLAIGLMNAYNRLAISFRRVPQEAVLTESCGTTL
- a CDS encoding cupin domain-containing protein, translated to MSVKRFSLLCVMASGILLSGTISAKAEGDIIKPGFDHKLPNVPGKSLRVVEVTYPLGTSSLPHTHAPSAFIYAYVVQGKIVSQIAGQAEHVYNAGESWYEDPGAHHIVSRNASKTEPAKLLAVFIVDNDDNELTKLDRPK